Part of the Cyprinus carpio isolate SPL01 chromosome A12, ASM1834038v1, whole genome shotgun sequence genome, ATACATCACTGTTTCagtttacttgtttgtttgttttttttctttatgtaataaattatttggtATTAATTAAACTTTTCTGAAAAGATAGTACTTCATCATCTTctgatttaatgattttattgtttaactGAATTTGCATTATTTCTTGAATTAATcctaaattataattatagcacCGCGTTCCATTTTCTAGAACCAATTTaatactgatttatatatattataatataatagatataatatgATCATTTCAAGTAATCTGTTAAATGATGGCTAATGTATCTATCTACACATGAAAAAGGCATCCATAAACATTGTGCAAAATCTCTTTTAAAATGATGATACTGTTgtctttatatgtatatatatgataatgtcttaaaaataattttttgattgtAGATAcagatttgtattgttttaaatgttactagCGCAATAACCTTTACCACATTTGTCAAGTAGCACCAGCCTCTGTAACAAAGTTAAAGATGGTCAGACACACAGGACACTACAGTTTTGGATCATAAAGATAAACCAAGGTTCCTCCTGAAGTACCatgtaaaactgttaaaaatatattacaaaaaagagTAACAAGAAATTGCATCTCATTTAATAGACACTGTTACATAAATCCCTGCTGTCCATAAATTGGCTCTGCTTAACCTTCTGACTTTGCCTTAACAAGGTAACCACTAAAGGTGATGTAGGTGTCAAAGTCATCGCTAAACACAGCATTCTCTCTTTCGCCCTTATAGAGCCGAATCCACACCTGGTCGTCCCTCTCCAGCTCCAGCATGAGGCTCTGGCTCTGCATGATGGAGCGATCGCTGGGCTGAGTGTACAAGATGGCCATCTCCTGTTCGTTCTTCATCATGTGCAGGTACGTTTCCTTTTGGTTCCAAGTGTGCGCATTCAGGCTGAAGAAATAGATGCCGGGGACATAGCAAAAGAACTTGCCCGTGAACATGTTGAAGTGGCCATACAAGTTGACAAACTCTGTGTCAAAGATCATGGTCTGGTAGTAATCGTTACTGTGTAGGGCCTTCTTGCGGCCCACAGAGAAGGCAGCGTAGTAGGATTTACAGGGTTCTCCAGGAGCACCAATGCTGCCCTTGTTTCCCTTCACACCATGGGGCCCTCGGGGTCCGGTTTGCCCAGACTTGCCTGTTTTCCCATAAAGTCCTCGCTCACCAGTGTCTCCCTTCTCCCCTGTAAGGGAAGGAATGCAGTAACGAATGGTGAAAAGTTCAATTTGGTTTAAAGTTTTTACTATGATCATTAAAAAGGACATTACATTCTTAATCTCTGATTTATCATGTCTTGCTTCCTGAAACTTCATGTGCTGGTCAAGCTTTGGAGTGTGtataattaaacatcaaataattaaaaaaattatgattctCTAATGGTCTTGTGTGTGTGAAGTTAAGATTGGAGTGCTGTATAGAATATGGCGCCAATCTCACAGTcatttttcttctgttgtttttgacAGTTTGGCCCATAAAGTCACTTTCTGTGGTGGTTTGTCCTTTTCCCTGCCCACAGAAGCAGCCTGTGATTAACCAGGCCTATATCATTCACAGACAGTGATATATTTAGCTAAGACTAACATTGACCCAAACAACTGTATACAGTCAAAGTGAGTCAACAGATTATGTTAGTTGTtctgtaaatgtaaacttttgtaCCACAGTTACCCTTAAAATGGAAGAAGTTTACCTGATGAGTTGCATATTTTCAAAGCCTGAAAATTTTTGAAGTagattttgacatattttgtaccttttaggaTGGTGATGTTTATCTGTGGCACAATATTGTAGTGGGGGTATGGACTGGCATACTGTGGGGCCTCCTCTGCAGGGTCACAGCACCGCCTGCACTCAGTTCCACTAGATTCACAAGAGgatatattagatagatagatagatagatagatagatagatagatagatagattagat contains:
- the c1qtnf1 gene encoding LOW QUALITY PROTEIN: complement C1q tumor necrosis factor-related protein 1 (The sequence of the model RefSeq protein was modified relative to this genomic sequence to represent the inferred CDS: inserted 2 bases in 1 codon) — translated: MFGPAKIKMLVSSLVLLMVVFVKWAEPYIAQYRDADQDTYEPRENXRSPEYYRDGSGTECRRCCDPAEEAPQYASPYPHYNIVPQINITILKGEKGDTGERGLYGKTGKSGQTGPRGPHGVKGNKGSIGAPGEPCKSYYAAFSVGRKKALHSNDYYQTMIFDTEFVNLYGHFNMFTGKFFCYVPGIYFFSLNAHTWNQKETYLHMMKNEQEMAILYTQPSDRSIMQSQSLMLELERDDQVWIRLYKGERENAVFSDDFDTYITFSGYLVKAKSEG